From the Bacillus tuaregi genome, one window contains:
- a CDS encoding VanW family protein — MNLAWILGLFLVLQQQQDSDQLTITYENEPIMIISQSDLTSPIPGFPLPDMQKLNQLSDQLDSQIRREAVDAEIDDSGRIIPEQAGIELNQKAFMEQLFTYFYQNGPASTLPAPTRTIYPRVDSEILSNIKNKRIGHYVTYFNSRNKERSHNIFLAAEAIDNYVVFPGEVFSFNKIVGKRTKEKGYLSAPIIVKGELSEGIGGGICQVSSTLFNAVDRSGMKIMERYSHSKRVRYVPPGRDATVSWYGPDFTFKNIYNEPILIKAKAIHGMMIVLVFSSDEIQFQPNKIPNTKNKLPPETKINQAG; from the coding sequence GTGAATTTAGCATGGATTTTAGGACTTTTTCTTGTTCTCCAGCAGCAGCAGGATTCTGATCAACTGACCATTACCTATGAAAATGAACCCATCATGATCATCAGTCAATCCGATTTAACTTCACCTATACCCGGATTCCCACTTCCGGATATGCAAAAGCTCAATCAGTTGTCAGATCAGCTCGATAGCCAGATTAGAAGAGAAGCAGTTGACGCCGAGATTGATGATTCAGGCCGGATTATTCCGGAGCAAGCGGGCATTGAATTGAACCAAAAAGCATTTATGGAGCAGCTTTTTACTTATTTTTATCAAAATGGTCCAGCTTCTACCCTGCCGGCTCCAACAAGGACTATATATCCCCGCGTTGATAGTGAAATACTGTCTAATATCAAGAACAAACGCATTGGCCATTATGTTACTTACTTTAATAGCCGAAATAAAGAACGGTCTCATAATATTTTTTTGGCCGCTGAAGCGATTGATAATTATGTTGTATTTCCTGGAGAAGTATTTTCCTTTAATAAAATAGTTGGCAAACGGACAAAGGAAAAGGGCTATTTATCGGCACCCATCATTGTCAAGGGAGAGCTTTCTGAAGGAATTGGCGGCGGTATTTGCCAGGTATCCTCTACTCTCTTTAACGCTGTAGACCGTTCCGGTATGAAAATAATGGAGCGGTACTCTCATAGTAAACGTGTCCGTTATGTTCCGCCTGGGCGTGATGCAACGGTCAGCTGGTACGGACCAGACTTTACCTTCAAGAATATATATAATGAACCAATTTTAATTAAAGCGAAGGCAATTCACGGTATGATGATTGTCCTTGTCTTTTCCTCAGATGAAATACAATTTCAACCTAATAAAATTCCGAATACAAAAAATAAACTACCACCTGAAACGAAAATAAATCAGGCAGGATAA
- a CDS encoding SOS response-associated peptidase → MCGRFTLTADFTEIINRFEIEAALEEELYHMSYNIAPSHSVLSVINDGTRNRLGYLKWGFIPSWAKDEKIGFKLINARAETLAEKPSFREAYKKRRCLVIADSFYEWKRQDQKNKTPMRIKLKSDELFAMAGLWERWKEPSGNTIYTCTVITTTPNAVVKDIHDRMPVILKKEDEQTWLNPSNHDTRELNQLLKPLPEELIEAYEVSSLVNSPKNNSPQLIQKIC, encoded by the coding sequence ATGTGCGGAAGGTTTACTTTAACAGCTGATTTTACAGAGATTATTAATCGATTTGAAATTGAGGCAGCGCTGGAAGAGGAGCTCTATCATATGAGCTACAACATAGCCCCCTCTCATTCGGTATTATCAGTTATTAATGACGGCACCAGAAATCGCTTAGGTTATTTAAAATGGGGATTCATCCCTTCCTGGGCAAAGGATGAAAAAATTGGCTTCAAGCTCATTAATGCAAGAGCTGAAACGTTAGCCGAAAAACCTAGCTTTCGTGAGGCCTATAAAAAAAGACGCTGTTTAGTGATTGCTGACAGCTTTTACGAGTGGAAAAGACAGGATCAAAAGAATAAAACACCCATGCGTATTAAGCTGAAATCAGATGAGCTTTTTGCGATGGCAGGACTTTGGGAGAGATGGAAAGAACCTAGTGGAAACACAATTTATACTTGTACTGTCATCACAACGACACCCAATGCAGTGGTAAAGGATATTCATGACCGGATGCCTGTTATTCTGAAAAAAGAGGATGAACAGACTTGGTTAAATCCGTCGAACCATGATACACGGGAATTGAATCAATTATTAAAGCCGCTTCCAGAGGAATTAATCGAAGCCTATGAGGTGTCTAGCTTAGTTAATTCGCCAAAGAATAATTCACCGCAATTAATTCAAAAAATTTGCTGA
- a CDS encoding MerR family transcriptional regulator: MMNNRQILRAYSIKEVSQILNIPTGTIRQWEKDLNGLLKIPRTQQGARYYTENEIKLLNKVKEMREQNVPKGMIRTLLEKHLNQDLDPASEAFEAAPPSQPQQENTLQPAPVNELQPSNLEAFQQAMEAFKKDLLSEIKRDIKYEIKQSNHDLLDGMKNEISNSSLVTVREISKSIQRSNDKRKIEVEEISNAIVRASEKTSETFGTLSYDILKGSESTYERIAKRINANAKMAERDNQKLLEKVSKKVNEAKEEMKSVSQFFDVQQDYLIESINELKQSQEEVQKREEIFQEMISSYREVAATKKEKKKWWKPWS; encoded by the coding sequence ATGATGAATAACAGACAAATCCTACGTGCTTATTCAATTAAAGAAGTATCACAAATTTTAAATATTCCAACCGGAACCATTAGACAATGGGAAAAGGATTTAAACGGGCTTCTCAAGATCCCTCGAACCCAGCAGGGCGCTCGATATTATACGGAGAATGAAATTAAACTTTTAAATAAGGTAAAGGAAATGCGGGAGCAGAATGTCCCAAAAGGGATGATTAGAACCTTATTGGAAAAACACCTAAACCAAGATTTAGACCCTGCTTCCGAAGCATTCGAAGCAGCACCACCGTCACAGCCCCAACAAGAAAATACCCTTCAACCCGCACCAGTCAATGAACTCCAGCCGTCAAACCTAGAAGCCTTTCAACAAGCAATGGAGGCCTTTAAAAAGGATCTGTTAAGCGAAATTAAACGTGACATTAAATATGAAATCAAGCAAAGTAATCATGACTTGCTGGATGGCATGAAAAATGAAATTTCAAATTCTTCTCTCGTCACCGTAAGAGAGATATCTAAGTCGATTCAAAGATCTAATGATAAAAGAAAAATAGAGGTTGAGGAAATCTCCAATGCCATCGTGAGGGCTTCGGAAAAGACCTCCGAAACCTTCGGAACTCTTTCCTACGATATTCTGAAGGGCTCGGAATCTACTTACGAAAGGATTGCTAAGCGGATTAACGCAAATGCTAAAATGGCGGAAAGAGACAATCAGAAGCTCCTAGAGAAGGTATCGAAAAAGGTGAATGAAGCCAAGGAGGAAATGAAAAGCGTCTCCCAATTCTTTGATGTTCAGCAGGATTATTTAATTGAATCTATTAATGAGCTCAAGCAATCACAGGAGGAAGTCCAAAAAAGAGAGGAAATTTTCCAAGAAATGATTTCAAGCTACAGAGAAGTCGCGGCTACAAAGAAGGAAAAGAAAAAATGGTGGAAGCCTTGGTCATAG